From Coffea arabica cultivar ET-39 chromosome 2e, Coffea Arabica ET-39 HiFi, whole genome shotgun sequence, the proteins below share one genomic window:
- the LOC113730057 gene encoding signal peptide peptidase-like 1 codes for MESLWKLFYLLEPAPLTLILTAIAVTYGSAFRALNYGKEMERNRDLSEASITLDRSQALMIPVMSSCSLLLMFYLFSSVSQLLTAFTAVASASALYFCLSPYAAHVKSQFGLPDPFVSRCCSKSFTRIQGLLVLLCSGVVVAWLVSGHWILNNLLGISLCIAFVSHVRLPNIKICAMLLICLFVYDIFWVFYSERFFGSNVMVSVATQQASNPVHTVANSLSLPGLQLITKKLELPVKIVFPRNLLGGVVPGNSATDFMMLGLGDMAIPSMLLALVLCFDYRKNRDLSNSLDSSKGCKYIWYALSGYSVGLVTALAAGILTHSPQPALLYLVPSTLGPIIVMSWVREEFAELWDGSTLNINEKMHTPEP; via the exons ATGGAGTCTTTATGGAAGCTTTTCTATTTGCTGGAACCGGCACCTCTCACTCTTATTCTGACTGCCATAGCCGTGACGTATGGATCTGCTTTTCGAGCTCTGAACTATGGAAAAGAAATGGAGCGAAATCGGGATCTGTCTGAAGCATCAATTACTTTAGACAGGTCCCAGGCCTTGATGATCCCGGTCATGAGCTCTTGCAGTTTGCTTTTGATGTTCTATTTATTCTCTTCTGTCTCCCAACTCCTCACTGCATTCACTGCAGTCGCCTCAGCATCAGCCCTGTACTTTTGCCTATCCCCATATGCTGCTCATGTCAAGTCCCAATTTGGTTTGCCTGACCCATTTGTATCTCGGTGTTGTTCGAAGTCGTTTACCCGGATCCAAGGCCTTCTTGTATTGCTATGCTCAGGTGTTGTAGTAGCATGGCTTGTTTCTGGCCACTGGATATTGAACAATTTGCTGGGAATATCCCTTTGTATTGCTTTTGTGAGCCATGTGCGCCTTCCGAACATCAAGATATGTGCAATGCTTCTCATTTGTTTGTTTGTGTATGATATTTTCTGGGTATTCTATTCAGAGAGATTTTTCGGATCAAATGTTATGGTATCAGTAGCAACACAGCAAGCATCTAATCCTGTACATACTGTGGCCAATAGCTTGAGTCTTCCTGGATTACAGTTGATTACCAAGAAGCTAGAATTGCCGGTCAAGATTGTCTTTCCGAGGAATCTATTAGGTGGGGTAGTGCCTGGAAACTCTGCTACTGATTTCATGATGCTTGGCCTTGGTGACATG GCTATTCCTTCAATGCTTTTGGCATTAGTTCTTTGTTTTGATTACAGAAAAAACAGGGATTTGTCAAATTCCTTGGATTCGTCAAAGGGGTGTAAATATATTTGGTATGCCCTTTCTGGATATTCAGTTGGACTTGTTACTGCCTTGGCAGCTGGAATTTTAACGCACTCACCACAACCAGCACTTTTGTATCTG GTACCATCTACATTGGGTCCCATAATTGTCATGTCTTGGGTGAGAGAGGAGTTTGCCGAACTGTGGGATGGATCAACTCTAAACATTAATGAGAAGATGCATACACCGGAACCATGA
- the LOC113730058 gene encoding pectin acetylesterase 9 isoform X2, which translates to MNQNMLPTQLVIGCFMALSCAPWWVYSQNGDNRTLVNMTLVRNASVLGAYCLDGSLPAYHLDRGFGAGARNWLLQFEGGGWCNDIPSCLERAKTHRGSTRFMNKLEVFSGILSNNASLNPDFYNWNRVKLRYCDGASFAGDAKFDNGTSLLYFRGQRIWRAIIQDLLPKGLGHARKALLSGCSAGGLASFLHCDNLTNYLPKNTSVKCLSDAGFFLDERDISLNHSMRSFYEGLISLHGVEQNLDKSCTGFRYYPVQCFFPQYALKYIRTPFFVLNSAYDVYQFHHILVPPSADPKGHWYHCKLNPAACNAAQIRILQGFRKDMLLALSFFYRYSRRGGMFINSCFAHCQSESQETWFAADSPRLSNKTIAEAVGDWYFGRRVSKEIDCAYNCDHTCANLIG; encoded by the exons ATGAACCAAAATATGCTGCCGACTCAGCTCGTAATCGGCTGCTTTATGGCGCTATCATGCGCGCCATGGTGGGTATACTCGCAAAACGGGGACAACCGGACTTTGGTGAACATGACTCTTGTTCGAAACGCTTCGGTTCTTGGAGCCT ATTGCTTGGACGGAAGCTTGCCGGCTTATCATCTGGACAGAGGATTCGGAGCAGGGGCACGCAATTGGCTTCTGCAGTTCGAG GGTGGTGGATGGTGCAATGATATACCATCATGTTTGGAGAGAGCCAAAACTCATCGAGGTTCAACACGTTTCATGAACAAGTTGGAGGTCTTCTCCGGCATTCTAAGCAACAACGCCTCTTTAAACCCTG ATTTTTACAATTGGAACCGAGTTAAACTCAGATACTGTGATGGAGCCTCGTTTGCCGGAGATGCTAAGTTTGACAACGGG ACATCATTGCTTTATTTTAGAGGGCAAAGAATTTGGCGGGCGATTATTCAGGATCTTCTCCCAAAAGGATTGGGCCATGCAAGAAAG GCACTGTTATCTGGTTGCTCTGCTGGAGGTTTGGCGTCGTTTCTGCATTGTGATAACTTAACAAATTATCTGCCAAAGAATACCAGCGTTAAATGCTTAAGTGATGCTGGATTTTTCTTGGACGA GAGAGACATCAGTTTGAACCACTCTATGAGGTCTTTCTACGAAGGCTTGATCTCTTTACAT GGTGTAGAACAGAATTTGGACAAAAGTTGCACAGGCTTTCGTTACTATCCAGTACAG TGCTTCTTCCCACAATATGCATTAAAATACATCAGAACACCATTTTTTGTCCTAAATTCAGCCTATGATGTATACCAA TTTCATCACATATTGGTGCCACCTTCTGCTGATCCCAAGGGACATTGGTACCACTGCAAGCTGAACCCAGCAGCATGCAATGCAGCCCAAATAAGAATTTTGCAAG GATTCAGAAAAGATATGCTTTTGGCATTGAGTTTCTTCTACCGGTATTCCAGAAGAGGAGGGATGTTCATAAATTCTTGCTTTGCTCATTGTCAAAGCGAGTCGCAAGAAACATGGTTTGCTGCTGATTCTCCAAGATTAAGCAATAAG ACCATAGCGGAGGCAGTGGGAGACTGGTACTTTGGAAGAAGGGTCAGCAAGGAAATTGATTGTGCATATAATTGCGACCATACTTGCGCGAACTTGATCGGATAA
- the LOC113730058 gene encoding pectin acetylesterase 9 isoform X1, with the protein MNQNMLPTQLVIGCFMALSCAPWWVYSQNGDNRTLVNMTLVRNASVLGAYCLDGSLPAYHLDRGFGAGARNWLLQFEGGGWCNDIPSCLERAKTHRGSTRFMNKLEVFSGILSNNASLNPDFYNWNRVKLRYCDGASFAGDAKFDNGTSLLYFRGQRIWRAIIQDLLPKGLGHARKALLSGCSAGGLASFLHCDNLTNYLPKNTSVKCLSDAGFFLDERDISLNHSMRSFYEGLISLHGVEQNLDKSCTGFRYYPVQCFFPQYALKYIRTPFFVLNSAYDVYQFHHILVPPSADPKGHWYHCKLNPAACNAAQIRILQGFRKDMLLALSFFYRYSRRGGMFINSCFAHCQSESQETWFAADSPRLSNKSRSTKSYHRFSPPSLSLRGSISRCLKHTFQNSNWTVSSRP; encoded by the exons ATGAACCAAAATATGCTGCCGACTCAGCTCGTAATCGGCTGCTTTATGGCGCTATCATGCGCGCCATGGTGGGTATACTCGCAAAACGGGGACAACCGGACTTTGGTGAACATGACTCTTGTTCGAAACGCTTCGGTTCTTGGAGCCT ATTGCTTGGACGGAAGCTTGCCGGCTTATCATCTGGACAGAGGATTCGGAGCAGGGGCACGCAATTGGCTTCTGCAGTTCGAG GGTGGTGGATGGTGCAATGATATACCATCATGTTTGGAGAGAGCCAAAACTCATCGAGGTTCAACACGTTTCATGAACAAGTTGGAGGTCTTCTCCGGCATTCTAAGCAACAACGCCTCTTTAAACCCTG ATTTTTACAATTGGAACCGAGTTAAACTCAGATACTGTGATGGAGCCTCGTTTGCCGGAGATGCTAAGTTTGACAACGGG ACATCATTGCTTTATTTTAGAGGGCAAAGAATTTGGCGGGCGATTATTCAGGATCTTCTCCCAAAAGGATTGGGCCATGCAAGAAAG GCACTGTTATCTGGTTGCTCTGCTGGAGGTTTGGCGTCGTTTCTGCATTGTGATAACTTAACAAATTATCTGCCAAAGAATACCAGCGTTAAATGCTTAAGTGATGCTGGATTTTTCTTGGACGA GAGAGACATCAGTTTGAACCACTCTATGAGGTCTTTCTACGAAGGCTTGATCTCTTTACAT GGTGTAGAACAGAATTTGGACAAAAGTTGCACAGGCTTTCGTTACTATCCAGTACAG TGCTTCTTCCCACAATATGCATTAAAATACATCAGAACACCATTTTTTGTCCTAAATTCAGCCTATGATGTATACCAA TTTCATCACATATTGGTGCCACCTTCTGCTGATCCCAAGGGACATTGGTACCACTGCAAGCTGAACCCAGCAGCATGCAATGCAGCCCAAATAAGAATTTTGCAAG GATTCAGAAAAGATATGCTTTTGGCATTGAGTTTCTTCTACCGGTATTCCAGAAGAGGAGGGATGTTCATAAATTCTTGCTTTGCTCATTGTCAAAGCGAGTCGCAAGAAACATGGTTTGCTGCTGATTCTCCAAGATTAAGCAATAAG TCCAGGTCAACTAAGTCATACCACAGGTTTAGTCCTCCCTCTCTGTCTCTGCGTGGGTCTATCAGCAGATGCCTGAAACATACATTCCAAAATTCTAACTGGACAGTTTCTTCCAGACCATAG
- the LOC113730058 gene encoding pectin acetylesterase 9 isoform X3, translating into MNQNMLPTQLVIGCFMALSCAPWWVYSQNGDNRTLVNMTLVRNASVLGAYCLDGSLPAYHLDRGFGAGARNWLLQFEGGGWCNDIPSCLERAKTHRGSTRFMNKLEVFSGILSNNASLNPDFYNWNRVKLRYCDGASFAGDAKFDNGTSLLYFRGQRIWRAIIQDLLPKGLGHARKALLSGCSAGGLASFLHCDNLTNYLPKNTSVKCLSDAGFFLDERDISLNHSMRSFYEGLISLHGVEQNLDKSCTGFRYYPVQCFFPQYALKYIRTPFFVLNSAYDVYQFHHILVPPSADPKGHWYHCKLNPAACNAAQIRILQGSVSSANSFRKIQKRYAFGIEFLLPVFQKRRDVHKFLLCSLSKRVARNMVCC; encoded by the exons ATGAACCAAAATATGCTGCCGACTCAGCTCGTAATCGGCTGCTTTATGGCGCTATCATGCGCGCCATGGTGGGTATACTCGCAAAACGGGGACAACCGGACTTTGGTGAACATGACTCTTGTTCGAAACGCTTCGGTTCTTGGAGCCT ATTGCTTGGACGGAAGCTTGCCGGCTTATCATCTGGACAGAGGATTCGGAGCAGGGGCACGCAATTGGCTTCTGCAGTTCGAG GGTGGTGGATGGTGCAATGATATACCATCATGTTTGGAGAGAGCCAAAACTCATCGAGGTTCAACACGTTTCATGAACAAGTTGGAGGTCTTCTCCGGCATTCTAAGCAACAACGCCTCTTTAAACCCTG ATTTTTACAATTGGAACCGAGTTAAACTCAGATACTGTGATGGAGCCTCGTTTGCCGGAGATGCTAAGTTTGACAACGGG ACATCATTGCTTTATTTTAGAGGGCAAAGAATTTGGCGGGCGATTATTCAGGATCTTCTCCCAAAAGGATTGGGCCATGCAAGAAAG GCACTGTTATCTGGTTGCTCTGCTGGAGGTTTGGCGTCGTTTCTGCATTGTGATAACTTAACAAATTATCTGCCAAAGAATACCAGCGTTAAATGCTTAAGTGATGCTGGATTTTTCTTGGACGA GAGAGACATCAGTTTGAACCACTCTATGAGGTCTTTCTACGAAGGCTTGATCTCTTTACAT GGTGTAGAACAGAATTTGGACAAAAGTTGCACAGGCTTTCGTTACTATCCAGTACAG TGCTTCTTCCCACAATATGCATTAAAATACATCAGAACACCATTTTTTGTCCTAAATTCAGCCTATGATGTATACCAA TTTCATCACATATTGGTGCCACCTTCTGCTGATCCCAAGGGACATTGGTACCACTGCAAGCTGAACCCAGCAGCATGCAATGCAGCCCAAATAAGAATTTTGCAAGGTTCTGTTTCATCTGCAAATTCTTTCAGAAA GATTCAGAAAAGATATGCTTTTGGCATTGAGTTTCTTCTACCGGTATTCCAGAAGAGGAGGGATGTTCATAAATTCTTGCTTTGCTCATTGTCAAAGCGAGTCGCAAGAAACATGGTTTGCTGCTGA